Part of the Qipengyuania sp. SS22 genome, GTTTGACCCAAGAAATAGATAGCTCATTGCCCGTTGCGCGAGAGATGTCGTTTTGGGCTAAAGGGTGCTCGAAGCTTGGGGAAGTTGCATTGAAGCCAGTCGAGGAAGGACTTACCGAAGGCGAACGAATAATCGCTGAGCTTGCGCGCTCTGGGGGCGATGTAGCAAGAATTTTGAACCCGCTGACAATCGATGACTGTGCTGTCGTTGGAATTGTGGTTCAGACTACCGCTCAAGGCTTCTTCGCGGCACAGCAGCTTATCGAATTCGTCGAACAAAGAGAGCGGGAAAATATTAGGCCTTGGAAAGAAGCTCCGAGGGATAATCAAGCCTTCCAATTGCTAATCGACTACATACCCGCCTTAGGGCTGAGTGAAGATGATGCTGCAATTTTGATGGATGCTATCTCCAAGATTCAATGGATGGAAAAAATCCGTCACCACGTCGCCCATGCGGCGTTGAGGCGTCACCCGAAGGTTGATGCGTTGATTGGACTGTCACTTCGACGGAGAGAGAATTTTCGCAAAGGCAGCATCGAACCACGCTACGGCGAAGTGATGACCGTTTACATATCTATTCCCGAGGTCAAAAGTAAGTTCACTGAGGCGCAAGAGGCAGTGAATACGATGACAACGCTCTTCGCAAGAATTGCAGAAAAGCCATGAACCTCATGTTTTATGGGGTAGACTTTGGTCAAACTGTCGATGAACGACGTCGAGAAACTGTTCGGGAGGCATTGATGCGCAAGACTGTTCCGCTGTTTGCGGTGGCGCTGGCCGCCTGTTCCAGCGAACCGACCGAGGAGGAGCGCGCGGCAGCGGTCGCCGAGGTCGAGGCGCATCAGACTCCGCCGCCGCAACCGCTGGTGCTCGATCCGATCCGGTATCGCGAGATCGAACAGTACGATCTGTACGGGGCGGGCTGCAGCTTCGCGTCCGAGGGCGGGGGTCTTGCGGCGACCGCGCTCGCAATGGCGGAGACCGGGCATTTCCTCCACAATGGCGAACTGGTCACGCTGGCCGCGGACAAGGGCAGCGCCGAACTCCCTTATCTGGCGCGCCGCGAGTATGACGGAACCGGGTTTTCGATGACGCTCGATCTCGATGAGGAGACGGGCAAGCAGGTCGGCGAGGAAGTCAGCGATTTTCCCGCCACGCTGACCATCCGCGATGCGCATGAGAGTGTGGTCTATCGCAAGACCGGCATCGCACAATGCGGCGTCTGAACTAGTCCGTCCCTTCCGGGTTGCGTGTGCGGATCAGCCCGTTCGAGACCATTTCCATCACCGGCTCGTCATTCTGGTTGAAGACGGTGAGATGGCTTTTGAAGATGCCCATTTCCGGGCGCGAGGCGCTGCGGCGCTTCTCGATCACTTCGCTTTCACACCGGAGCGTGTCGCCCGGATAGACCGGCTTCTTCCAGCGTAGCTTGTCGACGCCCGGCGAACCCAGCCCCGCCTGCTTGTGCTTGGTCAAATTCTCGACCAGCATCGACATGGTCATCGCACAGGTGTGCCAGCCACTGGCGGAGATACGCCCGAAATGGGTCTGCGCCGCGGCTTCGTCATCGAGGTGGAACGGCTGCGGATCGTATTTCGAGGCGAAGTCGATCACCTCTTCACGCGTGACCTCGTAACGGCCGAAGGCCTGCTTGTGCCCGATGGCGATGTCTTCGTAGAACTGCATTGCAAAATGAAATGCATCAAAGTGCGGGATGAAGCAACATCCAAATCCCCATGCCGATCATCGCGAGGTTCTCGGTCAGCGATACGAAGCCGAGCGGGACATTCCCGCTGCCGCCGACACAGGCGCATTTGATGCTGCGTTGCTGGACGTAGACCGCATAGAAAACGCTGACCGCGCCGATCGTGCCGATGGTCAGTGCGACCGGAATCGACAGCCAGGGCAGTTGTCGTCCAGCCATCAGCACCGCAGCGCCGGCCTCGAGGAAGGGATAGGCATAGGCGTAGGGTACCCAGCGCTGGCCGAGCAGGTCGTAGCCCACGAACATGGTCGAGAACTGTTCGACATCCTGCAGCTTGAGCATGGCGAGCATCGCCATCGAAAAGGCGACGAACCATTCGGCGGTGCGCAGGGTGAATGCGGCTTCATAAACGAACAGGCTGAGCGCGATCGCCAGCGCTGCGCCGACGGCAAACACGGCGATAACGGGCGTGTAACTGGTGTCGCCGGCGCCTGGATCATCGTGCCCGAAATGCTCGCGCAGCTCGCTGTAGCCGCCGATGCGTTCGTTACCGATAAAGGCCTGCGGCGTCGTTGCGACGCCGTGCTGTGCCTTGAACGCGTCGGTCTGTTCGCGGGTGGTCAGCCAATGGTCCTCGACCGCAAAGCCCTCGCGCTCGAGTAGCCATTTGGACTTCGTGCCATAGGGACAGACATGCTTGTCCATCACCATTCGGTAGAGCCGCGCGGTCTTGGTCCCGCGTGGAACTGCGTTCACCCCGCTCATGCGCGAAAGCGGGGCACGCGTCCTTCGGCGCCCAGATCAGGGATGATGCGATAGCGGGCGAGCACGAGGCTGAAGAGGCCGAATGCGAGCAGGCCGACCGCGACGAGCGTGAAGACGATGCCTTCGCCCGCAAGGCTGGCGACCGCATCGCCCAGCGTCTTGATCTGGTCCGAACCGCCACTCATGAAGCCTGCCTTGAACAGCGACCAGCCAATAACGAGGAAGACCACCGCGCGTGCCAGATAGCCGGCACCGCCGATCCAGCGGGTCTGCGAAGGCGCGCGGGGGCTGATCCGGTTCATGAAGCTGCCGGTAAGGCCCTTCTTGGCCTGGAATGCCGCGGTTGCGAAAAAGGCGATGCCCAACACGCCGAGCACGACGCCACCGAACTCGATAGCAAGCACGCCCGAGGCCGCTTCTTGCGCGCCGCCGCCATTGTCGTTGCCCGTGGTGGCGAATTTGTACGCCGAATAGGCCAGCGCAAGGTGGCCGATCGCGCTCCCCGCATGGCCAATCCGTGTGGCCCAACCGGTTTTGTCGGTGCCGTGGTGTTCGACGTCGAGGAATGTCGAGGCGAAACGGAAGAGGGCATAGGCGAGCAGGCCGACGACCATGAGCCACAGGATGGCGGTGCCGAGCGGGAAATCCTGGATGGCTTGAAAGATGCCATTGGTGCCTTTGCCGATACGGCCCGCGCTGGTCAGCGCTATCAGCCCGAGCACCGAATAGAGAATTGCCCGGCTGAAATAGCCGACGCGCACCAGCGTGCTGAACTTTTCCGATTTATCGACCACGAATGTCTCCCCGTTGAGCTTTGCATGGCAACGGGGTGGGGGCGTGCTCGTTCCGCGCGGCGCCT contains:
- a CDS encoding MaoC family dehydratase, coding for MQFYEDIAIGHKQAFGRYEVTREEVIDFASKYDPQPFHLDDEAAAQTHFGRISASGWHTCAMTMSMLVENLTKHKQAGLGSPGVDKLRWKKPVYPGDTLRCESEVIEKRRSASRPEMGIFKSHLTVFNQNDEPVMEMVSNGLIRTRNPEGTD
- a CDS encoding glutaredoxin; its protein translation is MSGVNAVPRGTKTARLYRMVMDKHVCPYGTKSKWLLEREGFAVEDHWLTTREQTDAFKAQHGVATTPQAFIGNERIGGYSELREHFGHDDPGAGDTSYTPVIAVFAVGAALAIALSLFVYEAAFTLRTAEWFVAFSMAMLAMLKLQDVEQFSTMFVGYDLLGQRWVPYAYAYPFLEAGAAVLMAGRQLPWLSIPVALTIGTIGAVSVFYAVYVQQRSIKCACVGGSGNVPLGFVSLTENLAMIGMGIWMLLHPAL
- a CDS encoding DUF1206 domain-containing protein, which gives rise to MVDKSEKFSTLVRVGYFSRAILYSVLGLIALTSAGRIGKGTNGIFQAIQDFPLGTAILWLMVVGLLAYALFRFASTFLDVEHHGTDKTGWATRIGHAGSAIGHLALAYSAYKFATTGNDNGGGAQEAASGVLAIEFGGVVLGVLGIAFFATAAFQAKKGLTGSFMNRISPRAPSQTRWIGGAGYLARAVVFLVIGWSLFKAGFMSGGSDQIKTLGDAVASLAGEGIVFTLVAVGLLAFGLFSLVLARYRIIPDLGAEGRVPRFRA